The DNA sequence TAATATTTGGGATCTCAATTGGGTAATTAAAATTTCGGGGTTAGAATTAAGGTCGACGTGAAATTTTAGGGGTCAAAATGAgttttaactatatatatatatatatatatatatatatatatatatatagagagagagagagagagagagagagagagagagagagagagagagagagagagagagagagagagagagagactatttttaaataacaaaaaaaaattaattatttttatttgtgcaacataCTTAAcacttaattaaatgtaaaaatatatacattattttttttaagttttagataatgaatgttaaaattaattattaataaaaatttcacattaaaataataactaaaagattattatttgatttttttatctacGAAGACTTTAATCTTCTTAGTCGATGGAGACTTTTGTCTCTTACGACTTTTTTGTAAaactagtttgattttataaatcttttagtGTCATGATctataatatcaaaataaaattgacacaattttaaaaatttatatttttgtaatattattaCGGACAAAAATATTAGTCTATAtataattttgacacaaataaaaaatattataaacaaaattaaaatattataaatatttttaaaaaattacaaatattaataaaaaagatttatcTCTTTCTTTACGAACGTGGGAAACGATACActtaattgttttttatttatttaatgaaaaaCGATTCTTTAAATTTTACTATAACCCTACATGACAGATCCATATAATTTCAAAGCATACTTTTTCCTCTAAATAAAATTGTTAATTGCACCTTGAGGAATGGAAATTGGAAAGAGAAAGGATGTTGCATTTCGTAAATATGACACAGCATGTTTGGGGTCATAGTGTAAGAACAAAATATTTCACCAACAGTTAAAAAGATAAGTTGGACAAGATAAGTTGGATATGGAGGTGGAAAAAAGTTAGACGATCTGTCTTGATCTGGTCTATTATAAAAGCTATATAATTTTAGACTCTTTTAAAAGTTTAATATGTTAATAGGCcaaactcaaattttttaattagttttattggtCTGTTAGGCTTACctgaacaaattaaaaaataattaaatatataaataattttttattattaataaaattatgagatattttaaatttattatattttattataaatattttttgtatattttaaatattttaaaagattaaaaatacttataaatattaaatatgacatattatatataaatatttttattaaaaaataaattttttaaataatatttttatttttgtaaaaaaaaattatcaaacctTTTAACAAGTTTTAAGTTAGAACAGGCTGAATAACAAGTCAAGTCTAATACTTTATAAAGAGTTTATAACAAATTATAGACCAGACTCAAACCAATTAACTACATGAAATAAAGCCTCGCCTTGCCCGCCTTGTTTCCAATCCTAGTAGGACCACCGCAAAactctccctttttttttatttaaatttttaatttaattttaaagatatgaccaaaaacaaaaaacagaaaaatagaaaattgaaaACCCTTGCTAAGCCCCTGTCTCTGGTTTCCATACTCATCCGccacaccctctctctctctctctcaagcaTGGAGAACGCTGCAAACGATGATGCAAATCAAAAGTAAGTTCTCTCCTCCTTTTTTTCTTCTCCGTACGATGCAATCGATCTCTCTATTGTTCTACATAATAACGACTTCGTTGACTCGTTGTGGTTTCAGAGAAGCTCCTCATCTTGTTGCGTTGTTGAAAGAAATGAAGGAAGGACTCGACACCGTGAATCGCAAAATCCAATCCTTAACTGCCAAGGTTCCATTCATATGGAATATTCACTCCATTAATTTTGCTCAAAAATATAtactgaattttattttatagcACTTAGTTAACTATCCAAAGTAACTTGCTATCAAGGACACACCCAACACATGATACAGTAGTCAATATTGATAGTTTTGACTTATATAAATGCTTCACTTTTGTATAAATCTTGAAAATATAAACACATATATCCGGTGTTTCAGTGTTTGTGTGTTGTCATTGTATAAATTCAGTATGTCCGCGTGTCCATGCCGGTGTTGTTACCGGTGTTTCATGGGTAATTTGATGATACTTTACTGCATTGGTAGCGAGTACTCTTTAATACATTTAGTAGATATGTTAATGGGAAAAACAAGTAATTTGATGTACAACTTTAATTCTTCTGTTTTCGCCATGTTTGGATATGTATCAGGTGAAAGAGGATCAATATCCTACAGCAGATGGGTTCAGTTATCTTGAAGCTAAAAATTTGCTGCTTTTGAACTATTGCCAATCCCTTGTTTACTACTTGTTGCGCAAGGCGAAGGGGTTTTCAATAGAAGAACATCCAGTTATTAGAAGCATTGTAGAGATAAGATTATTTTTAGAAAAGGTCTGGTTTTATATATCTCTTTCTCCTTTGTATATTTAATATTGTAATGCTTACATTTTAGGAGTTTGACATCTTTGTTTCTGTTGCAGATTCGGCCAATTGACAAAAAACAACAATACCAAATTCAGAAACTCATGAAAGTTGGTGAAAATGCCACTAGAAGTGAGATTCCAAGTGAGAAGGAGGGGGTTGCATCTGATAAGGCTGAGGATGTGTCAAAGTATCGCCCGAATCCTGACATGCTTGTTAGCAAATCGGATTTAGCAGCTCAGGTGAGCGGGTAAAATTGTTGATTTGATATGCTGAAGGATGACAATATGATGCCAACGACTTGCATTTTTTTCCCTAATAACTTGATTCTTGAATGCAGGATGGTGATGATGTATATCGTCCTCCGAGATTCGCCCCTGCTTCCATGGAGCTAGAGAGAACTTCAAAGCAAGAAAGGAATGCCTTGAGAAGggaaaaagagattttgaaacaAGCTAAGCAAAGTCATTTTATCAGGGAATTGATGGATGATATGGATGAAAGACCTGAGGAGGTGATCCCATGTTGTGATGGTTTTCCCTTGCTATTGATCGTAATGAATTAATGAGTTACATAGTGATTTTTTCTTTCCGGGCTGCTTACTTTCACAGGTAAGAGAATTTGAGGGAAATAGTAAAGAAGTTGATAGATATATTGCCAAGATGGATGAGCGTGCTCAGCAAGAGGAAGAGTTGTTCACTCGTGTTCCTCTAACAAGAcaggagaggaagagagagaaatacTTGAAGAAATCAAGAAATGGGTATGATGAATGTTAGGATTAGGAATGCTTGCCAGatttttctgctgtcttcattgAATGTTTATGCATGCGTTTTCATTTATGTACATGTTTTTTCCCTACTTAGAATCTGTTTCTATTCTGTACCAGGATGCAAGGTCTTACAGAAAGTTTCTTTGATGAAATTAAGTCATTACCCTTTGAAAATAAAGGTGGTGAGGATATAATGGGCTCCAGTAAGGGTGGCAGCAGAAATGGGAAGCTAAAGAAGCGAAAGGCATGTACTTTTAATACtttgaaattgtttttcaaactTTATAAAACTAATAAACATATAGAATTTTATTTCAGTTGAACTCCGGTGGTTGTAGTTCATCTATGCTATTTCATCACAGTCCCAATTATATTTGACATTCACTTGTGTTGCGTTTGgaagagagacagagactaaaagatagagactgagagacagagactaaattAAGTATCtatattgtgtttggtgtaaaatgtATTGGATTGAGTTATATCTTAGTATCATATTTGGTTTAAGATAAATATGTACATTGAGGGGTAGATTTGGAATTTGAAAAGTTCAATGAgagtatttttggaaaaaaaatgttaaaaaagttTCAGTTTTCATTCGTAAAAATTTTAGTTCCATGTGTCTTCACTTTTTTGAGGTACTAAAGGGACTGAAATTGTGTCCTAGAACTGAAAATCACCAAACACAATACTCAGTCCCAGTCCCATTCCCAGGAAACAAACGTAGCCTTGTAGATACCTTATATATTACCTCAATCCCCCGCCTTTTTCCATTTATCTACTATGTCAGATTTGGTGGAGTTATCCCAATTACAATTTAATATGTTGAATTTTAGTATTGTGCTGTTACTATTTGACTAACAATTTTATGCTTCCTTGCAGAGGAGACATTGAATAAACAACAAAAGGCACACGTCCTAAACAAAACTGCTATCTGGGAATTGGAAAAAGTAATTCTAGTTTCAACGTAAAGGAATCTATGGCGGAAAGAGCTGGTCTTGgagaatttttcttcttttagtttgattattttgtttcaGATGAGGGAGTGGAGCTGTGTTCAAAGTGGGGTTAGATTTTAGTATTCCGTACTCCTTTGTTGTAATTcttatcatcatcgtcatcatctttATCTAAATTGAAAGGTAGGATTGGATACTTAGTTTATTGGGAGAGTCAATAGACTGCAACAGAAATGAAATgagtgtttcttttattttttatttttttttgctattattGATTTGCGATCAAATTTGGAACTTAGCATGAATTTGACTGTGGACCTACCGCATTATATTTCCAGGACTGGTGGAGTATTCTATGCTTTTAGACATCATATGTGAtccctgaccaaaaaaaaaaaaaagacatcatATGTGATGTTTTGCCATTTGCATTAGTCCATGGGCTAACATGGGGTCACCACTTTGTTTAGCATCGAATAAGTTGTCATCATCAAGATTCAAGATTATTAAACTGACATAACAAAATGGATTATTAAACCCTCAAATTAAGAGTTTTACAAAGTTTAGGTTTTTAAATCAAACTTGTGAGTAAATTCAAcgaatttattatttgattaattgAGTTTTATAATTCAAGCTTATTTAAATTCTACTAGTTCAAGTGAATTTGCGACTAAACTTTAACG is a window from the Arachis hypogaea cultivar Tifrunner chromosome 17, arahy.Tifrunner.gnm2.J5K5, whole genome shotgun sequence genome containing:
- the LOC112766176 gene encoding uncharacterized protein; its protein translation is MTKNKKQKNRKLKTLAKPLSLVSILIRHTLSLSLSSMENAANDDANQKEAPHLVALLKEMKEGLDTVNRKIQSLTAKVKEDQYPTADGFSYLEAKNLLLLNYCQSLVYYLLRKAKGFSIEEHPVIRSIVEIRLFLEKIRPIDKKQQYQIQKLMKVGENATRSEIPSEKEGVASDKAEDVSKYRPNPDMLVSKSDLAAQDGDDVYRPPRFAPASMELERTSKQERNALRREKEILKQAKQSHFIRELMDDMDERPEEVREFEGNSKEVDRYIAKMDERAQQEEELFTRVPLTRQERKREKYLKKSRNGMQGLTESFFDEIKSLPFENKGGEDIMGSSKGGSRNGKLKKRKRRH